A window of the Archocentrus centrarchus isolate MPI-CPG fArcCen1 chromosome 17, fArcCen1, whole genome shotgun sequence genome harbors these coding sequences:
- the catip gene encoding ciliogenesis-associated TTC17-interacting protein isoform X2 has translation MKEPLRMEAALDDQTAVGYLAGTEGAEQELEASDAAVSFLSSIEPAELQKCVFADSLVTVSEGGRDLGEFNAAVEFAHRGQPCMMLHAQSQGAIDDCPCGTTVTVYLTTDLEVLEEDHHEYVKLKGHSVDKRCHMVQREGQMVIRKVTTVGEEVTEESISYPMSVLRGLVTEGSSLLLMRLMALRKKVPENMTFVSLDQGLHIIHTSFRELDQKQLEVGAELLEVFGVERIIHSVEGSPSTWQCYYLDDGHLASRVQVGSPVTMRLLELPSKTEKDFKKIPLVWEEDMQMRSKFLDRKEELKADHSSYLRKHPEIRALVSDFLQLLLLRKPDDVFLFTRQYFTSFVSRCPPEPNPEAQSL, from the exons ATGAAGGAGCCTTTAAGGATGGAAGCCGCGCTGGATGACCAGACTGCTGTCGGTTATTTAGCGGGGACTGAAGGAGCTGAGCAGGAGCTGGAAGCCTCTGACGCAGCTGTCAGCTTCCTGTCCAGCATTG agcctgcagagctgcagaagtgtgtgtttgcagactcGCTAGTGACTGTGTCAGAGGGGGGCAGAGACCTGGGGGAGTTCAATGCTGCGGTGGAGTTCGCCCACAGAGGGCAGCCATGTATGATGCTGCATGCTCAGAGCCAAGGAGCCATTGATGACTGTCCCTGTGGGACAACAGTGACAG TCTACCTAACTACTGACCTGGAGGTGCTAGAGGAAGATCACCATGAGTATGTCAAA CTCAAGGGCCACAGTGTGGATAAGAGGTGTCACATGGTGCAGCGTGAGGGGCAGATGGTGATCCGTAAGGTTACGACTGTGGGAGAG GAGGTGACAGAGGAGAGCATTTCCTATCCCATGTCTGTCCTGAGAGGGCTGGTAACTGAGGGCTCCAGCCTGCTGCTGATGCGCCTGATGGCTCTGAGGAAGAAGGTGCCAGAAAACATGACCTTTGTCTCCTTAGACCAAGGATTACACATCATCCACACCTCCTTT AGAGAGCTGGATCAGAAGCAGCTGGAGGTCGGGGCTGAGCTCCTGGAGGTTTTTGGGGTGGAGAGGATTATTCACTCCGTAGAAGGCAGCCCCAGTACCTGGCAGTGCTACTACCTGGATGATGG GCATCTGGCCAGCAGAGTTCAGGTGGGGTCACCTGTCACCATGAGGCTTCTAGAGCTGCCATCAAAGACAGAAAagg ATTTCAAGAAGATCCCTCTTGTGTGGGAGGAAGACATGCAGATGCGCTCTAAGTTCCTGGACAGAAAG GAAGAGCTAAAGGCGGACCACTCCTCATATCTGAGAAAGCACCCAGAGATTCGAGCACTAGTATCTGACTTCCTGCAGTTGCTGTTGTTGAGGAAACCAGACGATGTCTTCCTGTTTACCAGACAGTACTTCACCTCTTTTGTCTCTCGCTGTCCTCCTGAACCAAACCCGGAGGCCCAGTCGCTGTAG
- the catip gene encoding ciliogenesis-associated TTC17-interacting protein isoform X1, whose product MKEPLRMEAALDDQTAVGYLAGTEGAEQELEASDAAVSFLSSIEPAELQKCVFADSLVTVSEGGRDLGEFNAAVEFAHRGQPCMMLHAQSQGAIDDCPCGTTVTVYLTTDLEVLEEDHHEYVKLKGHSVDKRCHMVQREGQMVIRKVTTVGEEVTEESISYPMSVLRGLVTEGSSLLLMRLMALRKKVPENMTFVSLDQGLHIIHTSFRELDQKQLEVGAELLEVFGVERIIHSVEGSPSTWQCYYLDDGHLASRVQVGSPVTMRLLELPSKTEKVDFKKIPLVWEEDMQMRSKFLDRKEELKADHSSYLRKHPEIRALVSDFLQLLLLRKPDDVFLFTRQYFTSFVSRCPPEPNPEAQSL is encoded by the exons ATGAAGGAGCCTTTAAGGATGGAAGCCGCGCTGGATGACCAGACTGCTGTCGGTTATTTAGCGGGGACTGAAGGAGCTGAGCAGGAGCTGGAAGCCTCTGACGCAGCTGTCAGCTTCCTGTCCAGCATTG agcctgcagagctgcagaagtgtgtgtttgcagactcGCTAGTGACTGTGTCAGAGGGGGGCAGAGACCTGGGGGAGTTCAATGCTGCGGTGGAGTTCGCCCACAGAGGGCAGCCATGTATGATGCTGCATGCTCAGAGCCAAGGAGCCATTGATGACTGTCCCTGTGGGACAACAGTGACAG TCTACCTAACTACTGACCTGGAGGTGCTAGAGGAAGATCACCATGAGTATGTCAAA CTCAAGGGCCACAGTGTGGATAAGAGGTGTCACATGGTGCAGCGTGAGGGGCAGATGGTGATCCGTAAGGTTACGACTGTGGGAGAG GAGGTGACAGAGGAGAGCATTTCCTATCCCATGTCTGTCCTGAGAGGGCTGGTAACTGAGGGCTCCAGCCTGCTGCTGATGCGCCTGATGGCTCTGAGGAAGAAGGTGCCAGAAAACATGACCTTTGTCTCCTTAGACCAAGGATTACACATCATCCACACCTCCTTT AGAGAGCTGGATCAGAAGCAGCTGGAGGTCGGGGCTGAGCTCCTGGAGGTTTTTGGGGTGGAGAGGATTATTCACTCCGTAGAAGGCAGCCCCAGTACCTGGCAGTGCTACTACCTGGATGATGG GCATCTGGCCAGCAGAGTTCAGGTGGGGTCACCTGTCACCATGAGGCTTCTAGAGCTGCCATCAAAGACAGAAAagg TAGATTTCAAGAAGATCCCTCTTGTGTGGGAGGAAGACATGCAGATGCGCTCTAAGTTCCTGGACAGAAAG GAAGAGCTAAAGGCGGACCACTCCTCATATCTGAGAAAGCACCCAGAGATTCGAGCACTAGTATCTGACTTCCTGCAGTTGCTGTTGTTGAGGAAACCAGACGATGTCTTCCTGTTTACCAGACAGTACTTCACCTCTTTTGTCTCTCGCTGTCCTCCTGAACCAAACCCGGAGGCCCAGTCGCTGTAG
- the LOC115795302 gene encoding caspase-8-like, giving the protein MKAKDALRNNKTAIHGILSGDKTDYRLILNKVHEKKLITQREYNNLKYIEHATVETYVVELVDKIMNKGEEQCKEFLDLLQTDDEIKQTFPELNHLQLNHTRSLSEPVQASSSLHGDGKQPKGEVYQISSRPVGLCVIINNENFTDGSQRRGTDKDAQSLAQVFSWLGFRVLMCKDQTMEQMDLTLTRIASLADVAQLQEFNFKEWSGSSFTDPQQGLKHGDAFICCILSHGKKGVVLGVDWKPLPIKEITRKFSGSDHSALTGKPKAFLIQACQGGLIQRGVLLKDLEADDHASPLTIPVEADVLVAMATVEDHAAFRDLTNGSWFIQSLCQELNNHCPRGEDIVSILNYVNNDVAQKEGSSLPGAAKQMPEVKFTLRKKLVLLPQCS; this is encoded by the exons ATGAAAGCTAAAGATGCATTGAGGAACAATAAAACAGCCATTCATGGGATTCTGTCCGGAGACAAAACGGATTACCGCCTAATCCTCAACAAAGTCCATGAGAAAAAGCTCATAACTCAGCGGGAGTACAACAACCTTAAATACATTGAACACGCAACTGTGGAGACGTACGTTGTTGAGCTTGTGGATAAGATCATGAATAAAGGAGAAGAACAATGCAAAGAGTTCCTGGACCTCCTGCAAACCGATGATGAAATTAAACAAACTTTCCCAGAGCTGAATCACTTACAACTGAATCACACCCGCTCTTTATCCGAGCCCGTCCAAGCCTCTTCAAGCCTGCATG GAGATGGGAAGCAGCCAAAG GGTGAAGTTTATCAAATAAGCAGCCGGCCCGTCGGCCTCTGTGTGATCATAAACAACGAAAACTTCACGGATGGCTCACAGAGGAGAGGAACAGATAAAGATGCCC AAAGCCTGGCGCAGGTGTTCAGCTGGCTGGGGTTCCGAGTGCTGATGTGTAAGGACCAAACCATGGAGCAGATGGATCTGACGCTGACGCGTATCGCTTCTCTGGCAGACGTGGCTCAGCTGCAGGAGTTCAACTTTAAAGAGTGGTCTGGCAGCAGCTTCACTGATCCTCAGCAGGGTCTTAAGCACGGTGATGCCTTCATCTGCTGTATTCTGAGTCATGGAAAAAAGGGTGTCGTTTTGGGGGTTGACTGGAAACCCCTTCCCATTAAAGAAATTACTAGAAAGTTCAGCGGGTCTGACCACTCAGCCCTCACTGGCAAGCCCAAAGCGTTCCTGATCCAGGCCTGCCAAGGAGGTTTGATTCAGCGTGGAGTGCTACTGAAAGATTTGGAGGCTGATGATCATGCTTCACCGTTGACCATCCCTGTGGAAGCTGATGTTCTGGTTGCCATGGCCACTGTTGAAGATCATGCTGCATTTAGAGACCTGACCAACGGGAGCTGGTTCATTCAGTCTCTGTGTCAGGAGCTAAATAATCACTGTCCCAG GGGCGAGGACATCGTCTCTATCCTCAACTATGTGAACAATGATGTAGCGCAGAAAGAGGGCTCATCATTACCTGGAGCAGCGAAGCAGATGCCTGAAGTCAAGTTCACCCTGAGGAAGAAACTTGTGCTGTTGCCTCAGTGCAGCTAA